A single window of Halosolutus gelatinilyticus DNA harbors:
- a CDS encoding NAD-dependent epimerase/dehydratase family protein encodes MDSTTLRDRTVLVTGGAGFIGSHLVETLEAHNDVRVLDDFSTGDRTYLPDNVTVIEGDVRDPIALQEAARGVDVIFHQAAVVSVSQSVDEPRRTNRTNLDASLLVLEQARQEDARVVLASSAAIYGHPSELPVPESAATDPTSPYGVQKLALDQYARLYGELYNLPTVALRYFNVYGPRQRGPYSGVISTFLEQARADEPITIEGDGEQTRDFVHVSDVVRANLRAAVTDDVGEAYNIGTGTRTSILELAEFVRDATESTSPIVHREPRSGDIRHSGADVSKAARDLGFEPRVGLESGIASLADGGSLTPVSGTEPADSNTDRGTYS; translated from the coding sequence GACCGGACGGTGCTCGTGACGGGCGGCGCCGGCTTCATCGGGAGCCACCTCGTCGAGACTCTCGAGGCCCACAACGACGTCCGCGTCTTGGACGACTTCTCGACCGGCGACCGGACGTACCTCCCCGACAACGTGACGGTGATCGAGGGCGACGTCCGCGATCCGATCGCGCTCCAGGAGGCCGCACGCGGGGTCGACGTGATTTTCCACCAGGCCGCGGTCGTCAGCGTCTCCCAAAGCGTCGACGAGCCGCGGCGGACCAACCGGACGAACCTCGACGCGAGTTTGCTCGTTCTCGAACAGGCTCGCCAGGAGGACGCCAGGGTGGTCCTCGCCTCGAGCGCGGCGATCTACGGCCACCCGTCGGAACTGCCGGTCCCCGAAAGCGCCGCCACCGATCCGACGTCGCCGTACGGCGTGCAGAAACTCGCGCTCGACCAGTACGCCCGGCTCTACGGGGAGCTGTACAACCTGCCGACCGTCGCCCTGCGGTACTTCAACGTCTACGGTCCGCGCCAGCGCGGGCCCTACAGCGGGGTCATCTCGACGTTCTTGGAGCAGGCCCGCGCGGACGAGCCGATCACGATCGAGGGGGACGGCGAGCAGACGCGGGACTTCGTCCACGTTTCGGACGTCGTGCGGGCGAACCTCCGAGCGGCGGTCACCGACGACGTCGGCGAGGCGTACAACATCGGGACCGGAACCCGAACGTCGATCCTCGAACTCGCCGAGTTCGTCCGCGACGCGACCGAGTCGACGTCGCCGATCGTCCACCGGGAGCCGCGATCGGGCGACATCAGACACAGCGGAGCCGATGTCTCGAAGGCGGCCCGAGACCTCGGGTTCGAACCGCGGGTCGGCCTGGAGTCCGGAATCGCGTCGCTCGCGGACGGCGGATCGCTGACGCCCGTATCCGGGACGGAACCGGCCGATTCGAACACCGACCGCGGAACCTACAGTTGA
- a CDS encoding helix-turn-helix transcriptional regulator gives MSAAVRAAETAVSFESAVASLEPAQLTVPLQLHWGPHLAAIGGIVVLALLGGILALRNRLEERHALASMPESNAETEEFVTDREKVQQLVNDNGGRMKQSEIVDSVEWSKAKVSRLLAELEEDDEVTKLRLGRENLVCLAGHEPTASKSPEQPQNE, from the coding sequence ATGAGTGCCGCCGTCCGAGCGGCGGAAACGGCCGTCTCGTTCGAATCGGCCGTCGCGAGTTTGGAACCCGCACAGTTGACGGTTCCTCTACAGCTTCACTGGGGACCGCACCTCGCTGCGATCGGCGGAATAGTCGTGCTGGCGCTCCTCGGCGGGATACTCGCGCTTCGGAACCGCCTGGAAGAACGACACGCGCTCGCCTCGATGCCGGAGTCGAACGCGGAGACCGAAGAGTTCGTGACCGATCGGGAGAAAGTCCAACAGCTCGTCAATGACAACGGGGGTCGGATGAAACAGTCGGAGATCGTCGACTCCGTGGAGTGGTCGAAGGCGAAGGTCAGCCGGTTGCTCGCCGAGCTCGAGGAGGACGACGAAGTGACGAAACTCCGCCTCGGTCGGGAGAACCTCGTCTGTCTGGCGGGCCACGAACCGACGGCATCGAAGTCGCCCGAACAACCGCAAAACGAGTAA